From the genome of Epinephelus moara isolate mb chromosome 10, YSFRI_EMoa_1.0, whole genome shotgun sequence, one region includes:
- the ncln gene encoding nicalin-1 isoform X1, with product MFEEASEVFDNMFKSSFPLTFIVFIPAVLILVSPLPAEAAHEFTVYRMQQYDLQGQPYGTRNAILNTEARTVEAEVLSRRCVIMRLVDFSYEEYQKALRQSAGAVVIILPKNMSAMPQDIVQQFMELEPEMLATETIVPVYFAMEDDELLSIYTQTLTSSSSQGSLSAAEVLLHTATANGFQMVTSGAQSKAISDWAITSLEGRLAGVGGEDLPTIVVVAHYDSFGVAPWLSYGADSNGSGVSMLLELARLFSKLYTYKRTHAGYNLLFFVSGGGKFNYQGTKRWLEDNLDHTDSSLLQDNVAFVLCLDTLGNGDSMHLHVSKPPKEGTPQYSLLKELETVVASQYPEVKFSMVHKKINLADDMLAWEHERFGIRRLPAFTLSHLPSHRLAQRSSIMDVRSVSPSSRHGAGEPPAGPHVDVKKLSRNTKLVAEALARVIYNLTEKGAPGDLQIFTEQMQVQDEQLSAVVDWLTAQPRAAQLVDKDSSVVSTLEYHLGHYLKDVKRHYVKADKRDPEFVFYDQLKQTMNAYRVKPAIFDLLLAVCIAAYLGMMYLAIQNFGVLYSVVRRITQPKAKAH from the exons ATGTTCGAGGAGGCTAGTGAAGTGTTCGATAACATGTTTAAATCCTCGTTTCCCCTCACCTTCATTGTGTTTATCCCCGCGGTGTTGATCCTGGTGTCACCGCTCCCGGCCGAGGCGGCACATGAGTTCACGGTGTACCGCATGCAGCAGTACGACCTGCAGGGACAGCCCTACG GTACCAGGAATGCCATCCTGAATACGGAGGCTCGTACTGTGGAGGCAGAGGTACTAAGTCGTCGCTGTGTCATCATGCGACTCGTAGACTTTTCTTACGAAGAGTACCAGAAAGCCCTGCGCCAGTCAGCAGGAGCTGTGGTCATCATCCTGCCCAAGAACATGTCTGCTATGCCCCAGGACATAGTACAG CAGTTCATGGAGCTGGAGCCAGAGATGTTGGCCACAGAGACCATCGTTCCTGTCTACTTTGCCATGGAGGACGATGAGCTGCTGTCCATCTACACCCAAaccctgacctcctcctcctcacagggCTCCTTATCAGCAGCTGAAG TGCTGCTGCACACAGCCACAGCCAACGGCTTCCAGATGGTCACCAGTGGAGCTCAGAGTAAAGCTATCAGTGACTGGGCCATCACCAGTCTAGAG GGTCGTCTGGCTGGAGTTGGAGGAGAAGACCTGCCCACTATTGTCGTGGTCGCTCACTACGACTCCTTTGGTGTTGCCCCA TGGCTGTCGTACGGAGCAGACTCAAACGGCAGCGGGGTGTCTATGTTACTAGAGCTGGCTCGTCTTTTCTCGAAACTTTACACCTACAAGAGGACACACGCTGG GTACAACCTGCTGTTCTTCGTATCTGGTGGAGGAAAATTTAATTACCAGGGCACCAAACGTTGGCTGGAGGACAATCTGGACCATACAG ACTCCAGTCTGCTGCAGGACAACGTAGCCTTTGTGTTGTGTCTGGACACGCTGGGAAACGGAGACTCTATGCACCTCCATGTGTCCAAACCTCCTAAAGAGGGAACTCCTCAGTATTCTCTGCTAAAGGAGCTGGAGACG GTGGTTGCGAGCCAGTACCCAGAGGTCAAGTTCTCCATGGTCCACAAGAAAATCAACCTGGCAGACGACATGCTGGCCTGGGAGCATGAGCGCTTTGGGATCCGCCGGCTGCCGGCCTTTACATTGTCCCACCTGCCCTCCCACCGCCTGGCTCAGCGCTCCAGCATCATGGACGTGCGGTCAGTGTCCCCCTCCTCTCGCCACGGAGCGGGAGAGCCCCCTGCTGG GCCTCATGTAGATGTAAAGAAACTCAGCAGGAACACCAAGCTGGTAGCAGAGGCGCTGGCCAGGGTCATCTACAACCTCACCGAAAAG GGGGCTCCTGGGGACCTGCAGATCTTCACCGAACAGATG CAGGTGCAGGACGAGCAGCTATCAGCGGTGGTGGATTGGCTCACAGCGCAGCCCCGAGCCGCTCAGCTGGTGGACAAAGACAGCAGCGTGGTGTCCACTCTGGAGTATCACCTGGGACACTACCTCAAGGACGTCAAGAGACACTACGTCAAAGCTGACAAAAG GGATCCAGAGTTTGTATTCTACGACCAGCTGAAACAGACTATGAATGCTTACAG AGTGAAGCCTGCTATTTTTGACTTGCTGCTGGCTGTCTGCATTGCAGCCTACTTAGGGATGATGTATCTCGCTATCCAG AACTTTGGAGTCCTGTACAGTGTTGTCCGTAGAATCACCCAACCCAAGGCGAAGGCCCATTAA
- the ncln gene encoding nicalin-1 isoform X2, with product MFEEASEVFDNMFKSSFPLTFIVFIPAVLILVSPLPAEAAHEFTVYRMQQYDLQGQPYGTRNAILNTEARTVEAEVLSRRCVIMRLVDFSYEEYQKALRQSAGAVVIILPKNMSAMPQDIVQQFMELEPEMLATETIVPVYFAMEDDELLSIYTQTLTSSSSQGSLSAAEVLLHTATANGFQMVTSGAQSKAISDWAITSLEGRLAGVGGEDLPTIVVVAHYDSFGVAPWLSYGADSNGSGVSMLLELARLFSKLYTYKRTHAGYNLLFFVSGGGKFNYQGTKRWLEDNLDHTDSSLLQDNVAFVLCLDTLGNGDSMHLHVSKPPKEGTPQYSLLKELETVVASQYPEVKFSMVHKKINLADDMLAWEHERFGIRRLPAFTLSHLPSHRLAQRSSIMDVRSVSPSSRHGAGEPPAGPHVDVKKLSRNTKLVAEALARVIYNLTEKGAPGDLQIFTEQMVQDEQLSAVVDWLTAQPRAAQLVDKDSSVVSTLEYHLGHYLKDVKRHYVKADKRDPEFVFYDQLKQTMNAYRVKPAIFDLLLAVCIAAYLGMMYLAIQNFGVLYSVVRRITQPKAKAH from the exons ATGTTCGAGGAGGCTAGTGAAGTGTTCGATAACATGTTTAAATCCTCGTTTCCCCTCACCTTCATTGTGTTTATCCCCGCGGTGTTGATCCTGGTGTCACCGCTCCCGGCCGAGGCGGCACATGAGTTCACGGTGTACCGCATGCAGCAGTACGACCTGCAGGGACAGCCCTACG GTACCAGGAATGCCATCCTGAATACGGAGGCTCGTACTGTGGAGGCAGAGGTACTAAGTCGTCGCTGTGTCATCATGCGACTCGTAGACTTTTCTTACGAAGAGTACCAGAAAGCCCTGCGCCAGTCAGCAGGAGCTGTGGTCATCATCCTGCCCAAGAACATGTCTGCTATGCCCCAGGACATAGTACAG CAGTTCATGGAGCTGGAGCCAGAGATGTTGGCCACAGAGACCATCGTTCCTGTCTACTTTGCCATGGAGGACGATGAGCTGCTGTCCATCTACACCCAAaccctgacctcctcctcctcacagggCTCCTTATCAGCAGCTGAAG TGCTGCTGCACACAGCCACAGCCAACGGCTTCCAGATGGTCACCAGTGGAGCTCAGAGTAAAGCTATCAGTGACTGGGCCATCACCAGTCTAGAG GGTCGTCTGGCTGGAGTTGGAGGAGAAGACCTGCCCACTATTGTCGTGGTCGCTCACTACGACTCCTTTGGTGTTGCCCCA TGGCTGTCGTACGGAGCAGACTCAAACGGCAGCGGGGTGTCTATGTTACTAGAGCTGGCTCGTCTTTTCTCGAAACTTTACACCTACAAGAGGACACACGCTGG GTACAACCTGCTGTTCTTCGTATCTGGTGGAGGAAAATTTAATTACCAGGGCACCAAACGTTGGCTGGAGGACAATCTGGACCATACAG ACTCCAGTCTGCTGCAGGACAACGTAGCCTTTGTGTTGTGTCTGGACACGCTGGGAAACGGAGACTCTATGCACCTCCATGTGTCCAAACCTCCTAAAGAGGGAACTCCTCAGTATTCTCTGCTAAAGGAGCTGGAGACG GTGGTTGCGAGCCAGTACCCAGAGGTCAAGTTCTCCATGGTCCACAAGAAAATCAACCTGGCAGACGACATGCTGGCCTGGGAGCATGAGCGCTTTGGGATCCGCCGGCTGCCGGCCTTTACATTGTCCCACCTGCCCTCCCACCGCCTGGCTCAGCGCTCCAGCATCATGGACGTGCGGTCAGTGTCCCCCTCCTCTCGCCACGGAGCGGGAGAGCCCCCTGCTGG GCCTCATGTAGATGTAAAGAAACTCAGCAGGAACACCAAGCTGGTAGCAGAGGCGCTGGCCAGGGTCATCTACAACCTCACCGAAAAG GGGGCTCCTGGGGACCTGCAGATCTTCACCGAACAGATG GTGCAGGACGAGCAGCTATCAGCGGTGGTGGATTGGCTCACAGCGCAGCCCCGAGCCGCTCAGCTGGTGGACAAAGACAGCAGCGTGGTGTCCACTCTGGAGTATCACCTGGGACACTACCTCAAGGACGTCAAGAGACACTACGTCAAAGCTGACAAAAG GGATCCAGAGTTTGTATTCTACGACCAGCTGAAACAGACTATGAATGCTTACAG AGTGAAGCCTGCTATTTTTGACTTGCTGCTGGCTGTCTGCATTGCAGCCTACTTAGGGATGATGTATCTCGCTATCCAG AACTTTGGAGTCCTGTACAGTGTTGTCCGTAGAATCACCCAACCCAAGGCGAAGGCCCATTAA
- the ncln gene encoding nicalin-1 isoform X5: MFEEASEVFDNMFKSSFPLTFIVFIPAVLILVSPLPAEAAHEFTVYRMQQYDLQGQPYGTRNAILNTEARTVEAEVLSRRCVIMRLVDFSYEEYQKALRQSAGAVVIILPKNMSAMPQDIVQQFMELEPEMLATETIVPVYFAMEDDELLSIYTQTLTSSSSQGSLSAAEVLLHTATANGFQMVTSGAQSKAISDWAITSLEGRLAGVGGEDLPTIVVVAHYDSFGVAPWLSYGADSNGSGVSMLLELARLFSKLYTYKRTHAGYNLLFFVSGGGKFNYQGTKRWLEDNLDHTDSSLLQDNVAFVLCLDTLGNGDSMHLHVSKPPKEGTPQYSLLKELETVVASQYPEVKFSMVHKKINLADDMLAWEHERFGIRRLPAFTLSHLPSHRLAQRSSIMDVRPHVDVKKLSRNTKLVAEALARVIYNLTEKGAPGDLQIFTEQMVQDEQLSAVVDWLTAQPRAAQLVDKDSSVVSTLEYHLGHYLKDVKRHYVKADKRDPEFVFYDQLKQTMNAYRVKPAIFDLLLAVCIAAYLGMMYLAIQNFGVLYSVVRRITQPKAKAH, from the exons ATGTTCGAGGAGGCTAGTGAAGTGTTCGATAACATGTTTAAATCCTCGTTTCCCCTCACCTTCATTGTGTTTATCCCCGCGGTGTTGATCCTGGTGTCACCGCTCCCGGCCGAGGCGGCACATGAGTTCACGGTGTACCGCATGCAGCAGTACGACCTGCAGGGACAGCCCTACG GTACCAGGAATGCCATCCTGAATACGGAGGCTCGTACTGTGGAGGCAGAGGTACTAAGTCGTCGCTGTGTCATCATGCGACTCGTAGACTTTTCTTACGAAGAGTACCAGAAAGCCCTGCGCCAGTCAGCAGGAGCTGTGGTCATCATCCTGCCCAAGAACATGTCTGCTATGCCCCAGGACATAGTACAG CAGTTCATGGAGCTGGAGCCAGAGATGTTGGCCACAGAGACCATCGTTCCTGTCTACTTTGCCATGGAGGACGATGAGCTGCTGTCCATCTACACCCAAaccctgacctcctcctcctcacagggCTCCTTATCAGCAGCTGAAG TGCTGCTGCACACAGCCACAGCCAACGGCTTCCAGATGGTCACCAGTGGAGCTCAGAGTAAAGCTATCAGTGACTGGGCCATCACCAGTCTAGAG GGTCGTCTGGCTGGAGTTGGAGGAGAAGACCTGCCCACTATTGTCGTGGTCGCTCACTACGACTCCTTTGGTGTTGCCCCA TGGCTGTCGTACGGAGCAGACTCAAACGGCAGCGGGGTGTCTATGTTACTAGAGCTGGCTCGTCTTTTCTCGAAACTTTACACCTACAAGAGGACACACGCTGG GTACAACCTGCTGTTCTTCGTATCTGGTGGAGGAAAATTTAATTACCAGGGCACCAAACGTTGGCTGGAGGACAATCTGGACCATACAG ACTCCAGTCTGCTGCAGGACAACGTAGCCTTTGTGTTGTGTCTGGACACGCTGGGAAACGGAGACTCTATGCACCTCCATGTGTCCAAACCTCCTAAAGAGGGAACTCCTCAGTATTCTCTGCTAAAGGAGCTGGAGACG GTGGTTGCGAGCCAGTACCCAGAGGTCAAGTTCTCCATGGTCCACAAGAAAATCAACCTGGCAGACGACATGCTGGCCTGGGAGCATGAGCGCTTTGGGATCCGCCGGCTGCCGGCCTTTACATTGTCCCACCTGCCCTCCCACCGCCTGGCTCAGCGCTCCAGCATCATGGACGTGCG GCCTCATGTAGATGTAAAGAAACTCAGCAGGAACACCAAGCTGGTAGCAGAGGCGCTGGCCAGGGTCATCTACAACCTCACCGAAAAG GGGGCTCCTGGGGACCTGCAGATCTTCACCGAACAGATG GTGCAGGACGAGCAGCTATCAGCGGTGGTGGATTGGCTCACAGCGCAGCCCCGAGCCGCTCAGCTGGTGGACAAAGACAGCAGCGTGGTGTCCACTCTGGAGTATCACCTGGGACACTACCTCAAGGACGTCAAGAGACACTACGTCAAAGCTGACAAAAG GGATCCAGAGTTTGTATTCTACGACCAGCTGAAACAGACTATGAATGCTTACAG AGTGAAGCCTGCTATTTTTGACTTGCTGCTGGCTGTCTGCATTGCAGCCTACTTAGGGATGATGTATCTCGCTATCCAG AACTTTGGAGTCCTGTACAGTGTTGTCCGTAGAATCACCCAACCCAAGGCGAAGGCCCATTAA
- the ncln gene encoding nicalin-1 isoform X3 — MFEEASEVFDNMFKSSFPLTFIVFIPAVLILVSPLPAEAAHEFTVYRMQQYDLQGQPYGTRNAILNTEARTVEAEVLSRRCVIMRLVDFSYEEYQKALRQSAGAVVIILPKNMSAMPQDIVQFMELEPEMLATETIVPVYFAMEDDELLSIYTQTLTSSSSQGSLSAAEVLLHTATANGFQMVTSGAQSKAISDWAITSLEGRLAGVGGEDLPTIVVVAHYDSFGVAPWLSYGADSNGSGVSMLLELARLFSKLYTYKRTHAGYNLLFFVSGGGKFNYQGTKRWLEDNLDHTDSSLLQDNVAFVLCLDTLGNGDSMHLHVSKPPKEGTPQYSLLKELETVVASQYPEVKFSMVHKKINLADDMLAWEHERFGIRRLPAFTLSHLPSHRLAQRSSIMDVRSVSPSSRHGAGEPPAGPHVDVKKLSRNTKLVAEALARVIYNLTEKGAPGDLQIFTEQMQVQDEQLSAVVDWLTAQPRAAQLVDKDSSVVSTLEYHLGHYLKDVKRHYVKADKRDPEFVFYDQLKQTMNAYRVKPAIFDLLLAVCIAAYLGMMYLAIQNFGVLYSVVRRITQPKAKAH; from the exons ATGTTCGAGGAGGCTAGTGAAGTGTTCGATAACATGTTTAAATCCTCGTTTCCCCTCACCTTCATTGTGTTTATCCCCGCGGTGTTGATCCTGGTGTCACCGCTCCCGGCCGAGGCGGCACATGAGTTCACGGTGTACCGCATGCAGCAGTACGACCTGCAGGGACAGCCCTACG GTACCAGGAATGCCATCCTGAATACGGAGGCTCGTACTGTGGAGGCAGAGGTACTAAGTCGTCGCTGTGTCATCATGCGACTCGTAGACTTTTCTTACGAAGAGTACCAGAAAGCCCTGCGCCAGTCAGCAGGAGCTGTGGTCATCATCCTGCCCAAGAACATGTCTGCTATGCCCCAGGACATAGTACAG TTCATGGAGCTGGAGCCAGAGATGTTGGCCACAGAGACCATCGTTCCTGTCTACTTTGCCATGGAGGACGATGAGCTGCTGTCCATCTACACCCAAaccctgacctcctcctcctcacagggCTCCTTATCAGCAGCTGAAG TGCTGCTGCACACAGCCACAGCCAACGGCTTCCAGATGGTCACCAGTGGAGCTCAGAGTAAAGCTATCAGTGACTGGGCCATCACCAGTCTAGAG GGTCGTCTGGCTGGAGTTGGAGGAGAAGACCTGCCCACTATTGTCGTGGTCGCTCACTACGACTCCTTTGGTGTTGCCCCA TGGCTGTCGTACGGAGCAGACTCAAACGGCAGCGGGGTGTCTATGTTACTAGAGCTGGCTCGTCTTTTCTCGAAACTTTACACCTACAAGAGGACACACGCTGG GTACAACCTGCTGTTCTTCGTATCTGGTGGAGGAAAATTTAATTACCAGGGCACCAAACGTTGGCTGGAGGACAATCTGGACCATACAG ACTCCAGTCTGCTGCAGGACAACGTAGCCTTTGTGTTGTGTCTGGACACGCTGGGAAACGGAGACTCTATGCACCTCCATGTGTCCAAACCTCCTAAAGAGGGAACTCCTCAGTATTCTCTGCTAAAGGAGCTGGAGACG GTGGTTGCGAGCCAGTACCCAGAGGTCAAGTTCTCCATGGTCCACAAGAAAATCAACCTGGCAGACGACATGCTGGCCTGGGAGCATGAGCGCTTTGGGATCCGCCGGCTGCCGGCCTTTACATTGTCCCACCTGCCCTCCCACCGCCTGGCTCAGCGCTCCAGCATCATGGACGTGCGGTCAGTGTCCCCCTCCTCTCGCCACGGAGCGGGAGAGCCCCCTGCTGG GCCTCATGTAGATGTAAAGAAACTCAGCAGGAACACCAAGCTGGTAGCAGAGGCGCTGGCCAGGGTCATCTACAACCTCACCGAAAAG GGGGCTCCTGGGGACCTGCAGATCTTCACCGAACAGATG CAGGTGCAGGACGAGCAGCTATCAGCGGTGGTGGATTGGCTCACAGCGCAGCCCCGAGCCGCTCAGCTGGTGGACAAAGACAGCAGCGTGGTGTCCACTCTGGAGTATCACCTGGGACACTACCTCAAGGACGTCAAGAGACACTACGTCAAAGCTGACAAAAG GGATCCAGAGTTTGTATTCTACGACCAGCTGAAACAGACTATGAATGCTTACAG AGTGAAGCCTGCTATTTTTGACTTGCTGCTGGCTGTCTGCATTGCAGCCTACTTAGGGATGATGTATCTCGCTATCCAG AACTTTGGAGTCCTGTACAGTGTTGTCCGTAGAATCACCCAACCCAAGGCGAAGGCCCATTAA
- the ncln gene encoding nicalin-1 isoform X4: protein MFEEASEVFDNMFKSSFPLTFIVFIPAVLILVSPLPAEAAHEFTVYRMQQYDLQGQPYGTRNAILNTEARTVEAEVLSRRCVIMRLVDFSYEEYQKALRQSAGAVVIILPKNMSAMPQDIVQQFMELEPEMLATETIVPVYFAMEDDELLSIYTQTLTSSSSQGSLSAAEVLLHTATANGFQMVTSGAQSKAISDWAITSLEGRLAGVGGEDLPTIVVVAHYDSFGVAPWLSYGADSNGSGVSMLLELARLFSKLYTYKRTHAGYNLLFFVSGGGKFNYQGTKRWLEDNLDHTDSSLLQDNVAFVLCLDTLGNGDSMHLHVSKPPKEGTPQYSLLKELETVVASQYPEVKFSMVHKKINLADDMLAWEHERFGIRRLPAFTLSHLPSHRLAQRSSIMDVRPHVDVKKLSRNTKLVAEALARVIYNLTEKGAPGDLQIFTEQMQVQDEQLSAVVDWLTAQPRAAQLVDKDSSVVSTLEYHLGHYLKDVKRHYVKADKRDPEFVFYDQLKQTMNAYRVKPAIFDLLLAVCIAAYLGMMYLAIQNFGVLYSVVRRITQPKAKAH, encoded by the exons ATGTTCGAGGAGGCTAGTGAAGTGTTCGATAACATGTTTAAATCCTCGTTTCCCCTCACCTTCATTGTGTTTATCCCCGCGGTGTTGATCCTGGTGTCACCGCTCCCGGCCGAGGCGGCACATGAGTTCACGGTGTACCGCATGCAGCAGTACGACCTGCAGGGACAGCCCTACG GTACCAGGAATGCCATCCTGAATACGGAGGCTCGTACTGTGGAGGCAGAGGTACTAAGTCGTCGCTGTGTCATCATGCGACTCGTAGACTTTTCTTACGAAGAGTACCAGAAAGCCCTGCGCCAGTCAGCAGGAGCTGTGGTCATCATCCTGCCCAAGAACATGTCTGCTATGCCCCAGGACATAGTACAG CAGTTCATGGAGCTGGAGCCAGAGATGTTGGCCACAGAGACCATCGTTCCTGTCTACTTTGCCATGGAGGACGATGAGCTGCTGTCCATCTACACCCAAaccctgacctcctcctcctcacagggCTCCTTATCAGCAGCTGAAG TGCTGCTGCACACAGCCACAGCCAACGGCTTCCAGATGGTCACCAGTGGAGCTCAGAGTAAAGCTATCAGTGACTGGGCCATCACCAGTCTAGAG GGTCGTCTGGCTGGAGTTGGAGGAGAAGACCTGCCCACTATTGTCGTGGTCGCTCACTACGACTCCTTTGGTGTTGCCCCA TGGCTGTCGTACGGAGCAGACTCAAACGGCAGCGGGGTGTCTATGTTACTAGAGCTGGCTCGTCTTTTCTCGAAACTTTACACCTACAAGAGGACACACGCTGG GTACAACCTGCTGTTCTTCGTATCTGGTGGAGGAAAATTTAATTACCAGGGCACCAAACGTTGGCTGGAGGACAATCTGGACCATACAG ACTCCAGTCTGCTGCAGGACAACGTAGCCTTTGTGTTGTGTCTGGACACGCTGGGAAACGGAGACTCTATGCACCTCCATGTGTCCAAACCTCCTAAAGAGGGAACTCCTCAGTATTCTCTGCTAAAGGAGCTGGAGACG GTGGTTGCGAGCCAGTACCCAGAGGTCAAGTTCTCCATGGTCCACAAGAAAATCAACCTGGCAGACGACATGCTGGCCTGGGAGCATGAGCGCTTTGGGATCCGCCGGCTGCCGGCCTTTACATTGTCCCACCTGCCCTCCCACCGCCTGGCTCAGCGCTCCAGCATCATGGACGTGCG GCCTCATGTAGATGTAAAGAAACTCAGCAGGAACACCAAGCTGGTAGCAGAGGCGCTGGCCAGGGTCATCTACAACCTCACCGAAAAG GGGGCTCCTGGGGACCTGCAGATCTTCACCGAACAGATG CAGGTGCAGGACGAGCAGCTATCAGCGGTGGTGGATTGGCTCACAGCGCAGCCCCGAGCCGCTCAGCTGGTGGACAAAGACAGCAGCGTGGTGTCCACTCTGGAGTATCACCTGGGACACTACCTCAAGGACGTCAAGAGACACTACGTCAAAGCTGACAAAAG GGATCCAGAGTTTGTATTCTACGACCAGCTGAAACAGACTATGAATGCTTACAG AGTGAAGCCTGCTATTTTTGACTTGCTGCTGGCTGTCTGCATTGCAGCCTACTTAGGGATGATGTATCTCGCTATCCAG AACTTTGGAGTCCTGTACAGTGTTGTCCGTAGAATCACCCAACCCAAGGCGAAGGCCCATTAA